The nucleotide window AAGCGGATAATGCTCTGCATAAGCCGGCATGGTCGCCAGCAACGCCTCGGCCAGAGTAATCCCAAGATCGCGCAGGGACAGACGGAAACTGGTAAGCTTGGGTACCAGGAAGTGTGCTTGCGGGCTGTCCCGGCTGATGACGGCGAATTTCTCACCTGGCGTCAGTCCGACCTGGTTGAGTCCATTGTAAAAGCCTAGAATCATCAATTCGTTGGTCAGGATGAAGCTGGTGGGCTGCTTGGCCGGCGGCATGGCGGCAATGGCATGTGCAATGTCATGGCCGCCACGTTCATTGGGATGGGCGCGGAAGATCAGATCGGGATCGAAGGCGATTCCGTGCCGGTCCAGGGCCTGCCTGTAAGCGTCGATGAAAACATAACCCAGATTGGTGTCGTCCAACGGTGCGAAAATGCCAATGCGGCGATGGCCCCTGGCAACCAGCCGGGCGACGCCGACCTGCGCCATGCCCTCGAAATCCAGGTCGAGCCAGGGATGACCGGCATCGGTTTCCGACCGGCCAAGAGCAATGAAAGGGATCTTGCGTTCCGCAAGAAAGTCGATGCGGTGATCTTCTCGCTTGGTTGCCGAAATGATCAGCGCATCGGCGAAACCTCGCGCCACGACGCGCTGCATATAGGCATCGGGATCTTCCTCTGACGAGCAGAGCAGGGCCACGAGATCCAGTTGGTGGCGGGCAAAGACGGTCTGCACACCATCGAACACGCTCATAAAAAACACATCGCCTTCACCGGTGATTTCCGAGCCGGTCTGCATCATGAAGCCGACGACCCCCGTGGACCCCTTGCGCAGCGCCCGTCCGGCCTGGTTGG belongs to Devosia sp. XK-2 and includes:
- a CDS encoding LacI family DNA-binding transcriptional regulator, which encodes MTGIKALAQHLNLSIGTVSRALNGKPDVNYQTRQRVLEAASAMGYVPNQAGRALRKGSTGVVGFMMQTGSEITGEGDVFFMSVFDGVQTVFARHQLDLVALLCSSEEDPDAYMQRVVARGFADALIISATKREDHRIDFLAERKIPFIALGRSETDAGHPWLDLDFEGMAQVGVARLVARGHRRIGIFAPLDDTNLGYVFIDAYRQALDRHGIAFDPDLIFRAHPNERGGHDIAHAIAAMPPAKQPTSFILTNELMILGFYNGLNQVGLTPGEKFAVISRDSPQAHFLVPKLTSFRLSLRDLGITLAEALLATMPAYAEHYPLGVVRKIVPLELVEGDSDMPLATR